The following coding sequences are from one Comamonas koreensis window:
- a CDS encoding TetR/AcrR family transcriptional regulator: MQLQPTDTNAGDAKNQIQEYKDTLIINAAAELFYKRGFKSATLDEIAASIGVTKPFIYKRFKSKHELLERLFDKVFAGLYEAVSQCEQLEDKDPVRRFEFFIDTYTRRKIELSTFSVILLEEEKSLSPEKISDIRSKYHGFDALVTRLIVNGVEAGVFQVGNPKVTAFAISGMVQWTHRWYQPNGKLSIEALCQEMTQMALRLVGWTGQYVLPVPPIAQR, translated from the coding sequence GTGCAGCTTCAACCCACCGACACCAATGCAGGCGATGCCAAAAACCAGATCCAGGAATACAAGGACACCTTGATCATCAATGCCGCCGCCGAGCTGTTCTACAAACGCGGCTTCAAGAGCGCGACGCTCGACGAGATAGCGGCCTCGATCGGCGTGACCAAGCCCTTTATCTACAAGCGCTTCAAGTCCAAGCACGAGCTGCTCGAGCGCCTGTTTGACAAGGTGTTTGCTGGCCTTTACGAGGCGGTGAGCCAGTGCGAGCAATTGGAGGACAAGGACCCGGTGCGGCGCTTCGAGTTTTTTATCGACACCTACACGCGCCGCAAGATCGAACTGAGCACCTTCTCGGTCATCCTGCTCGAAGAGGAAAAAAGCCTGAGCCCGGAAAAAATCAGCGATATCCGCAGCAAGTACCACGGTTTTGATGCGCTGGTGACGCGGCTCATCGTCAACGGCGTGGAGGCCGGTGTTTTCCAGGTCGGCAACCCCAAGGTGACCGCCTTTGCGATCAGCGGCATGGTGCAGTGGACGCACCGCTGGTACCAGCCCAATGGCAAGCTGTCCATCGAGGCGCTGTGCCAGGAGATGACGCAGATGGCGCTGCGCCTGGTCGGCTGGACGGGGCAGTATGTGCTGCCGGTGCCGCCTATTGCGCAGCGCTGA
- a CDS encoding sigma-70 family RNA polymerase sigma factor, translated as MASPGYSASPIEALYKNHHAWLQSWLRRRLGNAGDAADLAHDTFLRLMLSPRHLGAADEPRAFLTHVAKGLVVDLWRRREIERAYLETLQALPEPHAPSPETQMQVIEALVQIDRLLAGLAPKTRQVFLLAQLEGLSLQQISDQVAMPVITVRRHIHKALLLCLEAA; from the coding sequence ATGGCATCTCCCGGATACTCGGCTTCGCCCATCGAAGCGCTCTACAAGAACCACCATGCCTGGCTGCAGTCCTGGCTGCGGCGCCGTCTGGGCAATGCAGGCGATGCGGCAGACCTGGCCCATGACACCTTTTTGCGGCTGATGCTCTCGCCCCGCCACCTGGGCGCTGCTGACGAGCCGCGCGCCTTCCTGACCCATGTGGCCAAGGGCCTGGTCGTCGATCTGTGGCGCCGGCGCGAGATCGAGCGCGCCTACCTGGAGACCTTGCAGGCCTTGCCCGAGCCGCATGCGCCATCGCCCGAGACCCAGATGCAGGTCATCGAAGCCTTGGTGCAGATCGACCGGCTGCTGGCAGGCCTGGCGCCCAAGACGCGCCAGGTTTTTCTGCTGGCGCAGCTCGAAGGCCTGAGCCTGCAGCAGATCTCCGACCAGGTCGCGATGCCGGTGATCACCGTGCGCCGCCATATCCACAAGGCCTTGCTGCTGTGCCTGGAGGCCGCGTGA
- a CDS encoding NAD(P)H-dependent flavin oxidoreductase gives MPQFQTPLCQRLGIQHPIFGFSHEPDVVVAIAQAGGFPVLGLARDAPQDIPAIVRDVEQRLAGLPYGIDLMLPAHVPEQADPQSLQAALPPAHVAFVAGLRERFAIQPPSQPSFFTAHARSEALFQAQIDAVLNSQACAVATAIGLRAELIAEAKRRGKLTFSLIGSLRHARKALDMGVDVLVAQGYDAGGHTGTVGTMSLLPQVVELAQNTPVLAAGGIATGAQVLGSICSGAQGAWLGTLWMAAQENHTPAALLDRLIASSSEDTVISRAHSGKPCRVVRSAWIDAWDEADAPAPLGMPQQQALTGDVFASIHEHNNAQLIYEAAGQSVFGIKAPTTVAAQMTLLVAEMNQAWGRVSGFVQ, from the coding sequence ATGCCGCAGTTTCAAACACCTCTTTGCCAGCGCCTGGGCATCCAGCATCCCATCTTTGGCTTCTCGCATGAGCCCGATGTCGTGGTCGCCATTGCCCAGGCCGGCGGCTTTCCCGTGCTGGGGCTGGCGCGTGATGCGCCGCAGGATATTCCGGCCATCGTGCGCGATGTGGAGCAGCGTCTGGCGGGTCTGCCCTATGGCATTGACCTGATGCTGCCCGCCCATGTGCCAGAGCAGGCCGATCCGCAAAGCCTGCAGGCAGCGCTGCCACCCGCGCATGTGGCCTTTGTGGCCGGGCTGCGCGAGCGTTTTGCCATCCAGCCGCCCAGCCAGCCCAGCTTTTTTACCGCCCATGCGCGCTCGGAGGCACTGTTTCAGGCGCAGATCGATGCGGTGCTGAACTCCCAGGCATGCGCGGTGGCAACGGCCATCGGCCTGCGCGCCGAGCTGATTGCCGAGGCCAAGCGCAGAGGCAAGCTGACGTTCTCGCTGATCGGCTCGCTGCGCCATGCGCGCAAGGCGCTGGACATGGGCGTGGATGTGCTCGTCGCCCAGGGCTATGACGCGGGGGGCCACACCGGCACCGTGGGCACCATGTCGCTGCTGCCGCAGGTAGTGGAGCTGGCCCAGAACACGCCCGTGCTGGCCGCTGGCGGCATCGCCACCGGTGCGCAGGTGCTGGGCAGCATCTGCAGCGGCGCGCAGGGCGCCTGGCTGGGCACCTTGTGGATGGCCGCGCAAGAGAACCACACGCCCGCTGCGTTGCTGGACCGGCTGATCGCCAGCAGCAGCGAAGACACCGTCATCTCGCGCGCCCACAGCGGCAAGCCTTGCCGCGTGGTGCGCAGTGCCTGGATCGATGCCTGGGACGAGGCCGATGCCCCCGCGCCGCTCGGAATGCCCCAGCAGCAGGCGCTGACCGGTGATGTGTTCGCCTCCATCCACGAGCACAACAATGCCCAGCTGATCTACGAAGCAGCCGGGCAGAGTGTGTTTGGCATCAAGGCGCCCACGACGGTCGCCGCGCAGATGACCCTGCTGGTGGCCGAGATGAACCAGGCCTGGGGGCGGGTGAGCGGCTTTGTGCAGTAG
- a CDS encoding tripartite tricarboxylate transporter substrate binding protein, producing the protein MQTIPSLAHAARALLACSLAVTALAQAQPQAEGYPSKPVKVIVPFSAGGVVDSVARIISDKLSTQYGKPFIVENKTGAGGSIGTDYVAKSAPDGYTLLAVSPSHAVAPALQKSISWSPVRDFKAIAGFGYVPNIIVVHPSLPAKTMAEFVALAKKSDPPLTYATAGLGTSNHLSGELLAQEAHIALAHVPYKGQSEALNDLLSGRVNMMPLTSALAIPHVKSGKLRALAVTTAKRSSASPDLPTVAEAAQLPHYNVGTWFGLVAPAKTPAPVLHKLSADIAQILAQPDVRTKLESLGMELAPQSAEQFDSFIAQESEKWGNVIKQAGIEPN; encoded by the coding sequence ATGCAGACCATCCCATCCCTTGCCCATGCGGCGCGCGCCTTGCTGGCGTGCAGTCTGGCCGTAACTGCGCTTGCGCAGGCGCAGCCCCAGGCAGAAGGCTATCCCAGCAAGCCGGTCAAGGTCATCGTGCCGTTCTCGGCGGGCGGGGTGGTCGATTCGGTTGCGCGCATCATCAGCGACAAGCTCTCAACCCAGTATGGCAAGCCCTTTATCGTCGAGAACAAGACGGGCGCGGGCGGCTCCATTGGCACCGACTATGTCGCCAAATCGGCGCCTGATGGCTACACCCTGCTGGCGGTCAGCCCCAGCCATGCGGTGGCACCCGCGCTGCAAAAGAGCATCAGCTGGAGCCCCGTGCGCGACTTCAAGGCGATTGCCGGCTTTGGCTATGTGCCCAATATCATCGTCGTGCACCCCAGCCTGCCGGCCAAGACCATGGCCGAGTTCGTCGCGCTGGCCAAGAAGAGCGATCCGCCTTTGACCTATGCCACTGCCGGCCTGGGCACCTCCAACCACCTGTCGGGCGAGCTGCTGGCGCAAGAGGCCCATATCGCGCTCGCGCATGTGCCCTACAAAGGCCAGTCCGAGGCCTTGAACGACCTGCTCTCCGGCAGGGTCAACATGATGCCGCTGACCTCGGCGCTCGCAATCCCCCATGTCAAAAGCGGCAAGCTGCGCGCGCTGGCCGTCACCACCGCCAAGCGCTCCAGCGCTTCGCCCGATCTGCCGACCGTGGCCGAAGCGGCGCAACTGCCCCACTACAACGTGGGCACCTGGTTTGGCTTGGTGGCGCCGGCCAAGACGCCGGCGCCTGTGCTGCACAAGCTGTCGGCCGATATTGCGCAGATCCTCGCGCAGCCCGATGTCAGGACCAAGCTGGAATCGCTGGGCATGGAGCTGGCACCACAGAGCGCCGAGCAGTTCGATAGCTTTATCGCGCAGGAGAGCGAGAAGTGGGGCAACGTCATCAAGCAGGCCGGCATTGAGCCCAACTGA
- a CDS encoding methionine synthase, with translation MFETSIAGSLPKPAWLAETNKLWPQWMAEGDALRQAKADATLLWIKAQEDAGLDIVGDGEQARQHFVHGFLEQVEGIDFDNKVKMGIRDNRYDAMVPQVVAALRLKGRVHAFEAQLTRAHTKKKLKFTLPGPMTIVDTVADRFYGDKVKMAMAFAELLNQEALALQADGVDIIQFDEPAFNVYMKDAADWGVQALERAAQGLSCTTAVHICYGYGIKANTDWKSTLGDEWRQYETVFPALARSSIDQVSLECIHSHVPPDLMKLLAGKDVMVGVIDVASDTIETPEEVADTIARALEFVPADRLFPCTNCGLAPMSRDVAWGKLKALAAGTQLAKERLAAA, from the coding sequence ATGTTTGAAACCTCCATTGCCGGCAGTCTGCCCAAACCCGCCTGGCTGGCCGAAACCAACAAGCTCTGGCCCCAGTGGATGGCAGAAGGCGATGCACTGCGCCAAGCCAAGGCCGATGCGACCTTGCTGTGGATCAAGGCCCAGGAGGACGCCGGTCTGGACATCGTGGGCGACGGCGAGCAGGCGCGCCAGCACTTTGTGCATGGCTTTCTGGAGCAGGTCGAAGGCATCGACTTCGACAACAAGGTGAAGATGGGCATCCGCGACAACCGCTACGACGCGATGGTGCCGCAGGTGGTAGCCGCCCTGCGCCTCAAGGGCCGTGTGCATGCGTTTGAAGCGCAGCTGACGCGCGCCCACACGAAGAAAAAGCTCAAGTTCACCCTGCCCGGCCCGATGACGATTGTGGACACCGTGGCGGACCGCTTCTATGGCGACAAGGTAAAGATGGCCATGGCCTTTGCCGAGCTGCTGAACCAGGAAGCGCTGGCCCTGCAGGCCGATGGCGTGGACATCATCCAGTTCGATGAACCGGCCTTTAACGTCTACATGAAGGACGCAGCGGACTGGGGCGTGCAGGCGCTCGAGCGCGCAGCGCAGGGCCTCAGCTGCACCACCGCCGTGCACATCTGCTACGGCTACGGCATCAAGGCCAATACCGACTGGAAGAGCACGCTGGGCGACGAATGGCGCCAGTACGAGACGGTGTTCCCGGCGCTCGCGCGCAGCAGCATCGACCAGGTGAGCCTGGAGTGCATCCACTCCCATGTGCCGCCCGACCTGATGAAGCTGCTGGCCGGCAAGGATGTCATGGTGGGGGTGATCGATGTGGCGAGCGACACCATCGAGACGCCCGAGGAAGTGGCCGACACCATTGCCCGCGCGCTGGAGTTTGTGCCCGCAGACCGCCTCTTCCCCTGCACCAACTGCGGCCTGGCACCGATGTCGCGCGATGTGGCCTGGGGCAAGCTCAAGGCACTGGCAGCGGGCACCCAGCTGGCCAAGGAGCGGCTGGCTGCTGCTTGA
- a CDS encoding FecR domain-containing protein: MAGVAAQNTLLSEAADWLIVLRYETPTAKEQARFEQWRRQSPAHEAAWHKAEAMLGMFAQVPAEVCQQTLHAVQRPDRRKSLAWLGGLLVAAPAGWLAWRELSWRDWMADQATAVGQSRSMLLPDGSTLTLNTASAVAIHFNAKERLVRLLGGEILVTTQADPSPSYRPFVVETRQGTVRALGTRFSVRRVDAGTSRVAVFSHAVAITNQQGATQVLQEGHTADFSTSHIGPQSDVQASAALWEQGMLLAKNMPLADVVAEIARYRAGPLQCDPAVAQLRLSGALSLKDTDASLALLAQSLPVRIERLAHGVVRVVRR, encoded by the coding sequence ATGGCCGGTGTTGCCGCACAAAATACCTTGCTGAGCGAAGCGGCCGACTGGCTCATCGTGCTGCGCTACGAAACGCCCACGGCCAAGGAGCAGGCGCGTTTTGAGCAATGGCGCCGCCAAAGCCCCGCGCATGAGGCCGCCTGGCACAAGGCCGAAGCCATGCTGGGCATGTTTGCCCAAGTGCCAGCCGAGGTCTGCCAGCAAACCTTGCACGCCGTGCAACGGCCCGACCGGCGCAAAAGCCTGGCCTGGCTGGGTGGCTTGCTGGTGGCGGCCCCGGCCGGCTGGCTGGCCTGGCGCGAGCTGTCCTGGCGGGACTGGATGGCCGACCAGGCCACCGCCGTGGGGCAATCGCGCTCCATGCTGCTGCCCGATGGCTCCACCTTGACGCTCAACACCGCCAGCGCGGTGGCGATCCATTTCAACGCGAAGGAGCGCCTGGTGCGGCTGCTCGGAGGCGAGATTTTGGTGACCACGCAGGCCGACCCTTCGCCTAGCTACCGCCCCTTTGTCGTGGAGACACGGCAAGGCACCGTGCGGGCGCTGGGCACACGCTTTAGCGTGCGCCGTGTGGATGCGGGCACCAGCCGCGTGGCGGTCTTTAGCCACGCCGTCGCCATTACCAACCAGCAGGGCGCCACCCAAGTGCTGCAAGAAGGGCACACCGCCGATTTCAGCACCAGCCATATCGGCCCACAATCCGATGTGCAAGCCAGCGCCGCGCTGTGGGAGCAGGGCATGCTGCTGGCCAAGAATATGCCGTTGGCCGACGTCGTTGCCGAGATCGCCCGCTACCGTGCGGGACCGCTGCAGTGTGATCCTGCGGTTGCCCAGCTGCGGCTATCGGGCGCCTTGTCGCTCAAAGATACGGACGCCAGCCTGGCGCTGCTGGCGCAGTCGCTGCCGGTGCGGATCGAGCGGTTGGCGCATGGGGTGGTGAGGGTGGTGAGGCGTTAA
- a CDS encoding IclR family transcriptional regulator, with product MTTRTTAKPAVHTIPLPGLVSPHDLTQDRQFSMNLARGLEVLRAFTPASPVLGNREIADRTGLPKPTVSRLTYTLTLLGYLSRDGQLQKYRLGPGVLSLGHPLLASMAVRQAAKPLMESLARSTGCTVNMGVRDRDQVVYIDSVRADSTNQHLPDIGSTRPLLSSAIGRALILACPAAEQRAILNYLRVKDRTEYEAQLPHWQADVVRFQEEGYCHSKGDWRKEIHAIAVPVRTHLGGLPVALNCTLSTHRASRNQLSREVAPLLKDAVFQLELALGMR from the coding sequence ATGACCACACGAACCACCGCCAAACCTGCCGTGCACACCATCCCTCTGCCCGGGCTTGTCAGCCCCCATGACCTCACGCAAGACCGCCAGTTCTCGATGAACCTGGCGCGCGGTCTGGAGGTGCTGCGCGCGTTCACGCCGGCCAGCCCGGTGCTGGGCAACCGGGAGATTGCCGACCGCACCGGCCTGCCCAAGCCCACCGTCTCACGGCTGACCTATACGCTCACCTTGCTGGGCTATCTGAGCCGAGATGGCCAGCTGCAAAAGTACCGGCTGGGCCCGGGCGTGCTGTCGCTGGGCCACCCGCTGCTGGCCAGCATGGCCGTGCGCCAGGCGGCCAAGCCGCTGATGGAGTCGCTGGCGCGCAGCACTGGCTGCACCGTCAACATGGGGGTGCGCGACCGCGACCAGGTGGTCTATATCGACTCGGTGCGGGCCGATTCCACCAACCAGCACCTGCCCGATATCGGCTCCACCCGCCCGCTGCTGTCCAGCGCCATCGGCCGGGCGCTGATCCTGGCCTGCCCGGCGGCCGAGCAGCGCGCCATCCTCAATTACCTCCGGGTCAAGGACCGTACCGAGTACGAGGCCCAACTGCCCCACTGGCAGGCCGATGTAGTGCGCTTCCAAGAAGAGGGCTACTGCCACTCCAAGGGCGACTGGCGCAAGGAGATCCATGCGATTGCCGTGCCGGTGCGCACCCACCTGGGCGGCTTGCCCGTCGCGCTGAACTGCACCTTGTCCACCCACCGGGCATCCAGGAACCAGCTCAGCCGCGAGGTGGCACCGTTGCTGAAAGATGCCGTTTTTCAACTGGAGCTGGCGCTGGGCATGCGCTAG
- a CDS encoding acyl-CoA dehydrogenase family protein — MIRDPQTFEAMLAELRVFLRNECQPIEVQVDAQDLIPEPVVQRMRELGLFGHSIPEAYGGAGLTTEELALVNIEVSQVATAFRARFGGNTGIASESLVVDGTEAQKRQYLPLLASGEVTGCFALTEPEAGSDATALRTTAVRDGAHFVISGRKCFITNAPIANLFTVFARSEPGSKGANGISAFLIERGTPGLSTPPAMRKMGQHGSPVGEVVLDQVRVHESAIVGGLEGKGFRTAMRALNKQRINLAGLCVGPAIRLVQEMALQAQRRQQFGQPISEFQLVQQLIAESNTEVHAARALVLETARKRDDGQDVTMEASMCKLFASETCGRVADRAVQIFGGSGYVAGNVAERFYRDVRLFRLYEGTSQVHITNIAKRTMAALNT; from the coding sequence ATGATCCGAGACCCCCAGACGTTTGAAGCCATGCTGGCCGAGCTGCGTGTTTTTTTGCGCAACGAATGCCAGCCGATCGAGGTGCAGGTCGATGCGCAGGACCTGATCCCCGAGCCGGTGGTGCAGCGCATGCGCGAGCTGGGCCTGTTTGGCCACAGCATCCCCGAGGCCTATGGCGGCGCGGGCCTGACGACCGAGGAGCTGGCGCTGGTCAATATCGAGGTCTCGCAGGTAGCGACCGCTTTCCGGGCGCGCTTTGGCGGCAACACCGGCATTGCGTCGGAGTCGCTGGTGGTCGATGGCACCGAAGCGCAGAAACGCCAATACCTGCCGCTGCTGGCCAGCGGCGAAGTGACCGGCTGCTTTGCGCTGACCGAGCCCGAAGCTGGCTCGGACGCCACCGCGCTGCGGACCACCGCTGTGCGCGATGGTGCGCATTTTGTGATCAGCGGGCGCAAGTGCTTTATCACCAATGCGCCGATTGCCAACCTGTTCACCGTGTTTGCCCGGTCCGAGCCCGGCAGCAAGGGCGCCAACGGCATCAGCGCCTTTCTGATCGAACGCGGCACGCCCGGGCTGTCCACACCACCTGCGATGCGCAAGATGGGCCAGCATGGCTCGCCCGTCGGTGAGGTGGTGCTGGACCAGGTGCGCGTGCATGAAAGCGCCATCGTTGGTGGTCTGGAGGGCAAGGGCTTTCGCACAGCGATGCGCGCCCTCAACAAGCAGCGGATCAACCTGGCCGGTCTCTGCGTGGGCCCCGCCATCCGCCTGGTGCAGGAGATGGCCCTGCAAGCGCAGCGCCGCCAGCAGTTTGGCCAGCCGATCAGCGAGTTCCAGTTGGTGCAGCAGCTGATTGCCGAAAGCAATACCGAGGTACATGCCGCCCGCGCACTGGTGCTGGAGACCGCCCGCAAGCGCGACGATGGCCAGGACGTGACCATGGAAGCCTCCATGTGCAAGCTCTTTGCCTCCGAGACCTGCGGCCGTGTGGCCGACCGGGCCGTGCAGATCTTTGGCGGCAGCGGCTATGTGGCCGGCAATGTGGCCGAGCGCTTCTACCGCGATGTGCGCCTGTTCCGGCTCTATGAAGGCACGAGCCAGGTCCACATCACCAATATCGCCAAACGCACGATGGCGGCACTGAACACCTAG
- a CDS encoding CaiB/BaiF CoA transferase family protein, with the protein MTHHKTKTNPGSLAGVRILDMATVLAAPSGATMCADHGADVVKLELPDGNDALRHMQPIKDGSPLWWKVANRGKRGITLDVRKPQGRELLLAMLAQFDVLVENFRTGSLDRWGLDIATLHRANPRLIVVRLTGFGQTGPYSARAGFARVFEAMSGFTNLTAPAGGAPMHSNYPIGDSVAGIFCAFSIAAEMARLRADPEALGVEVDLSATEALFRILDPLPVEHEQLGLARRGEGNLATYTAPSNMYRSADGVFFSMVASSQAVWLRLCKAMDKPQLADDPRFGSLPQRVAHVHALDAIVSGWFAEHGFVQISQKLEACEIPFSKVYDIADIEADPHFQAREAIIRLADADHGSLPAPCIVPRIIGRDMPVPRSGPALGEHNAEVYAAFGISADELAQLRAQGVV; encoded by the coding sequence ATGACCCACCACAAGACCAAGACCAACCCGGGCTCGCTGGCCGGCGTACGCATTCTGGACATGGCCACGGTGCTGGCTGCGCCCAGTGGCGCGACCATGTGCGCCGACCATGGCGCCGATGTCGTCAAGCTGGAGCTGCCCGATGGCAACGATGCGCTGCGCCACATGCAGCCCATCAAGGATGGATCGCCGCTGTGGTGGAAGGTGGCGAACCGGGGCAAGCGCGGCATCACCTTGGATGTGCGCAAGCCGCAGGGGCGCGAGCTGCTGCTGGCCATGCTGGCGCAGTTCGATGTGCTGGTGGAGAACTTTCGCACCGGCAGCCTGGACCGCTGGGGCCTGGATATTGCCACCCTGCACCGCGCCAATCCGCGCCTTATCGTGGTGCGCCTGACCGGCTTTGGCCAGACGGGGCCCTACAGCGCCCGCGCCGGCTTTGCGCGGGTGTTTGAGGCGATGAGCGGCTTCACCAACCTGACCGCACCTGCAGGTGGCGCGCCGATGCACAGCAACTACCCGATCGGCGATTCGGTCGCCGGCATCTTTTGCGCGTTCTCGATCGCTGCAGAAATGGCCCGCCTGCGTGCCGACCCCGAGGCGCTGGGCGTGGAGGTGGACCTGTCAGCCACCGAGGCGCTGTTCCGCATTCTGGACCCGCTGCCCGTCGAGCATGAACAGCTGGGCCTGGCCCGGCGCGGCGAAGGCAATCTGGCCACCTACACGGCGCCGTCCAACATGTACCGCAGTGCCGATGGCGTGTTCTTCTCGATGGTGGCGTCATCGCAGGCCGTCTGGCTGCGGCTGTGCAAGGCCATGGACAAGCCCCAGCTGGCAGACGACCCGCGCTTTGGCAGCCTGCCCCAGCGCGTGGCCCATGTGCATGCGCTCGATGCCATCGTCAGCGGCTGGTTTGCCGAGCATGGCTTTGTGCAGATCAGCCAGAAGCTGGAGGCCTGCGAGATTCCGTTCAGCAAGGTCTATGACATCGCCGATATCGAGGCGGACCCGCATTTTCAGGCGCGCGAGGCCATCATCCGCCTGGCCGATGCCGACCATGGCAGCCTGCCTGCGCCCTGCATTGTTCCGCGCATCATCGGCCGCGACATGCCGGTGCCCCGAAGCGGCCCGGCACTGGGCGAGCACAACGCCGAGGTCTATGCCGCCTTCGGCATCTCGGCCGATGAACTGGCACAGCTGCGCGCGCAAGGCGTGGTCTGA
- a CDS encoding DUF1852 domain-containing protein, which translates to MSSDISFTLQRLRFDEHYQPSGSTRITTNFANLARGQSRQQNLRNTLRMIDNRFNELAHWDNPSADRYAVELDIVTVAMQLGAQRNQEAFPLIEMLQTHILDKQTGQRSAGIVGNNFSSYVRDYDFSVLLPAHNLDRAGFSTPAHFGELHGKLFKAFAGSSTYRDNFSKPPVICISASTSKVYQRSGNQHPVLGIEYQQNELSSTDQYFAKMGMQVRFFMPANSVAPLAFYFDGDLLGDYSSLELIATISTMETFQKIYRPEIYNANAAAGARYQPSLKHEDYSLTQIVYDREERSQLAIQQGRFAEEHFIKPYQGVLQAWAAQASV; encoded by the coding sequence ATGAGCAGCGACATCAGCTTCACCCTCCAGCGCCTGCGCTTTGACGAGCACTACCAGCCCTCCGGCAGCACACGCATCACCACCAACTTTGCCAACCTGGCCCGGGGCCAGAGCCGGCAGCAGAACCTGCGCAACACCTTGCGGATGATCGACAACCGCTTCAACGAGCTGGCCCATTGGGACAACCCCAGCGCTGACCGCTATGCGGTGGAGCTGGACATCGTCACGGTAGCGATGCAACTGGGCGCGCAGCGCAACCAGGAGGCCTTTCCACTGATCGAGATGCTGCAGACGCATATCCTCGACAAGCAGACGGGCCAGCGCAGTGCCGGCATTGTGGGCAACAACTTCTCGTCCTATGTGCGCGACTACGACTTCAGCGTGCTGCTGCCGGCGCACAACCTGGACCGGGCCGGCTTCAGCACCCCGGCGCATTTTGGCGAGCTGCATGGCAAGCTGTTCAAGGCTTTTGCGGGCTCCAGCACCTACCGCGACAACTTCAGCAAGCCGCCGGTGATCTGCATCAGCGCATCGACCAGCAAGGTCTACCAGCGCAGCGGCAACCAGCACCCGGTGCTGGGCATCGAGTACCAGCAAAACGAGCTGTCGTCGACCGACCAGTACTTTGCCAAGATGGGGATGCAGGTGCGCTTTTTCATGCCCGCCAACAGCGTTGCGCCGCTGGCCTTTTACTTTGATGGCGACCTGCTGGGCGACTACAGCAGCCTGGAGCTGATTGCCACCATCAGCACGATGGAGACCTTCCAGAAGATCTACCGCCCGGAGATCTACAACGCCAATGCCGCCGCCGGCGCGCGTTACCAGCCGAGCCTGAAGCACGAGGATTACTCGCTGACGCAGATCGTCTATGACCGCGAAGAGCGCAGCCAGCTGGCCATCCAACAAGGCCGGTTTGCCGAGGAGCATTTCATCAAGCCCTACCAGGGTGTTCTGCAAGCCTGGGCGGCCCAGGCCAGCGTTTGA
- a CDS encoding YhdH/YhfP family quinone oxidoreductase, whose translation MNRYQAMVTRSADQAIHSQIETLQRGELAPGEVLVQAHYAGVNYKDCLSLHGAARIITQFPRVAGIEVVGEVLESRSEQFRPGDMVLSHGFGRGMDVDGGFAELVQAPAEHLQALPAGLSAEQVAILGVPGFTAAMALERFEELGLQPDSGLVAISGAGGAVGRLAIHMLHRAGYRTAALTRNLANETALRALGASQVIDISQVVDSKRPIEKPQFAAGIDNVGGAVLSWMLRSLADGGLLASVGNASGNSFDGSVLPFIMRRAQMFGIVANAPWPQRRRLWDKLAGDWKPDFAALQSDVHFIGLDDLLGHAARQLEGATSGRTVVRFGAAAA comes from the coding sequence ATGAACCGCTACCAGGCCATGGTCACGCGCAGCGCGGACCAAGCCATCCACTCCCAGATAGAGACCCTGCAGCGCGGCGAACTTGCGCCCGGCGAAGTGCTGGTCCAGGCCCACTATGCGGGCGTCAACTACAAGGACTGTTTGTCGCTGCATGGGGCCGCCAGGATCATCACGCAGTTTCCCCGGGTGGCAGGGATCGAGGTGGTGGGTGAAGTGCTTGAATCGCGCAGCGAGCAGTTCCGGCCCGGGGACATGGTGCTCAGCCATGGTTTCGGGCGCGGCATGGATGTCGATGGTGGTTTTGCGGAGCTGGTGCAGGCCCCCGCCGAGCACCTGCAAGCCCTGCCCGCAGGCCTGAGCGCTGAGCAGGTCGCCATCCTCGGCGTGCCCGGCTTTACTGCGGCGATGGCGCTGGAGCGCTTTGAGGAGCTGGGCCTCCAGCCTGACAGCGGCCTGGTCGCCATCTCCGGCGCCGGCGGCGCCGTGGGCCGGCTGGCCATCCATATGCTGCACCGGGCCGGTTACCGCACCGCCGCGCTGACCCGCAACCTTGCCAACGAAACGGCACTGCGCGCGCTGGGCGCCAGCCAAGTGATCGACATCAGCCAGGTGGTGGATTCCAAGCGCCCCATCGAAAAGCCGCAGTTCGCTGCCGGCATCGACAACGTGGGCGGCGCGGTGCTGTCATGGATGCTGCGGTCTCTGGCCGATGGCGGCCTGCTGGCCAGTGTGGGCAATGCCTCGGGCAACAGCTTTGACGGCAGCGTACTGCCCTTTATCATGCGCCGCGCCCAGATGTTCGGCATCGTCGCCAACGCCCCTTGGCCGCAGCGGCGCCGGCTGTGGGACAAGCTGGCGGGCGACTGGAAGCCGGACTTTGCCGCGCTGCAATCCGATGTGCACTTTATCGGGCTGGACGACCTGCTGGGGCATGCGGCGCGGCAGCTGGAGGGGGCGACGAGTGGGCGCACGGTGGTGCGGTTTGGGGCGGCGGCCGCATAG